In Carnobacteriaceae bacterium zg-84, the genomic window TTCATTACAGCTTTATAAGCTGTTTCAACACCGTGTGTAAATCCTTGTGCAAATTGTTCAGCAGTTAAAGAGCTATATGTTTCAACCGATTTTGAAAACCCTCTAAATAATTGCGATAAAATAACACCTGAATTTCCTCGTGCTCCCATCAATAAACCTTTTGCTAAATCAACAGCTAAAGCACCTACTTCTTCTTCTTGAGATTGAGCGACACGTTGTGCTCCTGATGTAAAGGACATGTTCATATTTGTTCCAGTATCTCCGTCTGGGACAGGAAACACATTCAAAGAGTTTACTAATTCAGCATTTTCATGTAGACGTTCACAGCCTACTTGCACCATATCTTTAAATGCTTGTCCTTTTAGTTCTTTCATTTCCAATTCAAAATCCTCCTAATAGTCATGTCATTGACTTTCTCAAAAATACTAGTCCTGTACGATACGTACACCTTGTACATAAACATTTACTGAATGTACATCAATACCCAATAAATGTTTTAAATCATAGCTAACTTTAGATTGTACATTACGGCAAATTTCAGAAATTTTTGTTCCATAGTTAACAAAAATATAAACATCTACCATGACTTGATTGTCTATTTGACGAATGACCACACCACGAGAATAATTTTCTTTTTTCAAAATAACATTGATATTATCTCGAATTTGATGCTTACTTGCCATACCAACAACACCATAGTTGTCTGTAACAGCTGTTCCAACAACTGTTGCAATAACCTCCTGTGTTAAATCAATATGACCATTTTTTGTTTCGATTTTTACTGACATATAAATCCTCCTTTATCATACGATTTATAGCATATCATCTTGATAATAACATACTTTATTATCTATATCTATCTTTTTTATAGAAAAATATTAGGCTCTTCCGTTCATAGAAAGCATTCTATGAACGAAAGAGCCTTTTTTATGTATTTAAATGATGATTTTTCTCATTGTAAATATATTTTATCTTTATTTCAAACCTAATTTACGAATGAGATAAACTACTTTGCTGCAGTAAAGCGGTCGTTTGCTTTATTCCAGTCTACTAAATTCCAGTATGCATCAACATAGTCTGGACGTCTGTTTTGATAGTTTAAATAGTATGCATGTTCCCAAACATCTAAAGCTAAAATTGGTGTTTTACCTTCCATGATTGGTGAATCTTGATTCGCTGTTGATAACACTTCTAATTCTCCATTATTTAATGCCAACCATGCCCAACCAGAACCAAAACGTGTTTTAGCGGCAGTATTAAACGCTTCTTTCATTGCCTCTACACTACCAAATTTTGCTTCAATTTCTGCTTTTAATTCGCCAACTGGTTCAGTCTTAGCTGGTGTTAAAGATGTCCAAAAGAATGAATGATTAGCATGTCCACCACCATTGTTTCTGACTGCAGTTTGAATGCTTTCTGGTAATTTATCTAAATGTGCAATAATTTCTTCAACTGATTTCCCAAAAAATTCAGGTGCTTTTTCTAATGCAGCATTTAAATTTGTTACATACGCTTGATGATGTTTTTCATGATGCAAATGCATTGTCGCTGCATCGAAATGTGGCTCAAGTGCCTCATAAGCATAAGGTAATTTTGGTAATTCAAAAGTCATAATACTCCTCCTAAGGTGTGTACAAACACACGCGTTTTTTATATGTTTTTAGCATACCATACTTTCACAAACATGAAAAGGCTTTTGCTTTTGTATGACGCCATTTTTAAACATTTAAAGTTTATTATTTCACAAGCAAATCACTTGTTTTTTTCTATTCTTTTCATCTATATTTACGTCGTGCGAAATGCACAAATACAGTTTCAAAATATTTGGACTATTTTGGAGGAATCATTATGTCAAAAGAAATTCGTGTACTATTGTATTATCAATATGTACCAATCGAAAATGCAGAACAATTTGCAAAAGAACATCTTGCATTTTGTAAAGAAATTGGTATTAAAGGTCGTATTTTAATTGCCAATGAAGGTATCAATGGTACTTGTTCAGGAACCATTGAACAAACACAACAATACATGGATCACATGCACAAAGATCCAAGATTTGCCAATATGGTATTCAAAATTGATGAAGAAAATAATATGGCATTCCGTAAAATTTTTGTGAGATATCGTCCAGAACTCGTTAATTTAGGTTTAGAAGAGGATGTTAATCCTTTAGAATTAACAGGACAATATTTATCCCCACAAGAATTTAGAGAAGCTCTGCTAGATGAGGATACAATCGTTTTAGATACACGTAATGACTATGAATATGATTTAGGTCATTTTAGAGGTTCTGTTCGTCCTGATATACGTAATTTTAGAGAATTACCTCAATGGGTATTAGACAACAAAGAAAAATTTATGGAAAAACGTTTAGTTGTATATTGCACAGGTGGTATCCGCTGTGAAAAATTCTCTGGCTGGTTAGTACGTGAAGGATTTAAAGATGTTGGGCAATTACACGGCGGTATCGCAACTTATGGAAAAGATCCAGAAGTACGTGGTGATTTATGGGACGGAAAAATGTATGTATTTGATGACCGTATCGCTGTAGATATCAATCAAAATGAACATATTGTCGTTGGTCGTGACTGGTTTGACAACACACCTTGCGAACGTTATGTCAACTGTGCTAACCCTCGTTGTAATCGTCAAATTCTATGTTCAGTTGAAAATGAAGAAAAATATTTAAAGAGCTGTTCACACGAATGCCGTATTCATCCAGAAAATCTTTACGTCAAACGTCATGAGCTAACACGTGATGAATTAGAACAACGTCTACAAAAAATTGGTGAAACATTAGCAACAAATGCATAAATAAGAAGTTAACCTAAAAACAAAGGTTTTACTTCTTAAATAAAAAAGACTTGAAATCAACATTTTTAATGAGTTGGTTTCAAGTCTTTTTGAGTAATTTCGCTTCTTAATAGAGTAGTTCTTATGATCAAATATGCTCTAAAATTGTTTATTTAATCCGTTTTTGGTATAATGAAATCGTTTATGAAGTGAAAAAGGAGTCTTATCATGCCAATACAATACCCTGCGGGTACTGTTTTATCTACTAAAACATCTCAAAATAATATCATACACGGCAAACGGGGCATGATTTTTGAGGAACAAATCAATCAGTCGAATCTTTACTATTTACAAAAGAAAATTGCAGTGATTCATAAAAAGCCAACACCTGTTCAAGTTGTAAAAGTAGACTACCCCAAACGTAGTGCTGCTAAAATAACAGAAGCCTACTTCCGTCATGCTTCAACAACAGATTATAATGGTGTGTACCAAGGTTTTTATATTGATTTTGAAGCAAAAGAAACGAAAAATAAAACGTCTTTTCCTCTGACAAATTTTCATGAGCATCAAGTACAACACATGGAGCAATGTCTTGAACAACAAGGAATAACGTTTGTTCTTTTTAAATTTTCTTTCCATAATCGTGTCTTTTTATTAAAGGCTCAACACTTTATTCAATTTTGGAGAGAAAAACATAAAGATGGCAAGCGTCAATCAATCCCCTTGTCATATATTGAAAAGTATGGCTATGAAATTCATATAGGCATGTATCCTATTATTCCTTATTTAGATATTGTAAAGCATTTGATTGATACAAACAATAAATTTTAATAGTGTTATATAGGAGGCTATTTTATTTATGGTAAAAACACA contains:
- a CDS encoding Asp23/Gls24 family envelope stress response protein, with the protein product MSVKIETKNGHIDLTQEVIATVVGTAVTDNYGVVGMASKHQIRDNINVILKKENYSRGVVIRQIDNQVMVDVYIFVNYGTKISEICRNVQSKVSYDLKHLLGIDVHSVNVYVQGVRIVQD
- a CDS encoding superoxide dismutase, yielding MMTFELPKLPYAYEALEPHFDAATMHLHHEKHHQAYVTNLNAALEKAPEFFGKSVEEIIAHLDKLPESIQTAVRNNGGGHANHSFFWTSLTPAKTEPVGELKAEIEAKFGSVEAMKEAFNTAAKTRFGSGWAWLALNNGELEVLSTANQDSPIMEGKTPILALDVWEHAYYLNYQNRRPDYVDAYWNLVDWNKANDRFTAAK
- a CDS encoding rhodanese-related sulfurtransferase encodes the protein MSKEIRVLLYYQYVPIENAEQFAKEHLAFCKEIGIKGRILIANEGINGTCSGTIEQTQQYMDHMHKDPRFANMVFKIDEENNMAFRKIFVRYRPELVNLGLEEDVNPLELTGQYLSPQEFREALLDEDTIVLDTRNDYEYDLGHFRGSVRPDIRNFRELPQWVLDNKEKFMEKRLVVYCTGGIRCEKFSGWLVREGFKDVGQLHGGIATYGKDPEVRGDLWDGKMYVFDDRIAVDINQNEHIVVGRDWFDNTPCERYVNCANPRCNRQILCSVENEEKYLKSCSHECRIHPENLYVKRHELTRDELEQRLQKIGETLATNA
- the recU gene encoding Holliday junction resolvase RecU encodes the protein MPIQYPAGTVLSTKTSQNNIIHGKRGMIFEEQINQSNLYYLQKKIAVIHKKPTPVQVVKVDYPKRSAAKITEAYFRHASTTDYNGVYQGFYIDFEAKETKNKTSFPLTNFHEHQVQHMEQCLEQQGITFVLFKFSFHNRVFLLKAQHFIQFWREKHKDGKRQSIPLSYIEKYGYEIHIGMYPIIPYLDIVKHLIDTNNKF